From Nicotiana tabacum cultivar K326 chromosome 20, ASM71507v2, whole genome shotgun sequence, one genomic window encodes:
- the LOC107762738 gene encoding protein decapping 5-like: MAAAAATEGSSARSASGGSSADSYIGSLISLTSKSEIRYEGILYNINTDESSIGLRNVRSFGTEGRKKDGPQVPPSDKIYEYILFRGSDIKDLQVKSSPPLQTTPPINNDPAIIQSHYPRPPTTSASLPAPVGGSLTDLNSHSAQPGHPGSAFQSGLPLYQPGGNLGSWGPSPPPPNAAAGGLGMPMYWQGFYGAPNGLPQMQQQSLLRPPPGLAMPPSMPQMQFSGFNSSLPTGGSSLQASNLPEYPSSLMPTTTSLGASSLPAAATLPSTVPPLQPVAPVTDTISSTLSNKASVSAIAPSTLSASLPTLPPLTTSPDVNPVVPPISIKPNPVPSPALSQSISTVMGPSSSNLVETPTPSLVTPGQLLQSGPIDVPSTQSTQTAQKDVEVVQVLPAPSSETPAPVKTEAQPPILPLPPQTRVQKTNGAPYQARYNNYRGRGGRGMGVSRPVTKFEEDFDFMAMNEKFKKDEVWGHLGKSNREGDGNGSDEDISFNEYDDDLPKIDVKPVYNKDDFFDSLSSNALDNDPNHGRTRFSEQRKIDVETFGDFSRYRGGRGGRGPGRGGRSRGSYYGRGGYGGYGGNGGYGGNGGNGYGYGYGGRGRGRGMPSRAS; the protein is encoded by the exons ATGGCGGCTGCGGCGGCGACGGAGGGTTCATCGGCTAGATCTGCAAGTGGAGGATCATCGGCTGATTCATATATTGGAAGTTTAATTAGCTTGACTTCAAAGAGTGAGATCCGTTATGAAGGAATTCTCTATAACATCAATACTGATGAGTCCAGTATCGGTCTTCGAAATG TAAGATCATTTGGAACAGAGGGAAGAAAGAAGGATGGTCCCCAAGTACCTCCGAGTGAcaaaatttatgaatacatacTTTTCCGTGGAAGTGATATCAAG GATTTACAAGTTAAGTCTTCGCCACCTCTTCAAACTACACCACCAATAAACAATGATCCAGCTATCATCCAG TCACACTATCCTCGACCACCTACAACATCGGCAAGTTTACCTGCTCCTGTTGGGGGATCTCTGACGGATCTAAATTCCCATTCTGCACAGCCGGGACATCCTGGCTCAGCATTCCAAAGTGGCCTGCCTTTGTATCAACCTGGAGGGAATTTAGGATCTTGGGGTCCAtcacctcctcctccaaatgcCGCTGCTGGTGGACTTGGTATGCCGATGTATTGGCAAGGTTTTTATGGTGCACCCAATGGACTACCACAAATGCAGCAACAATCTTTGCTTCGTCCTCCTCCTGGACTTGCCATGCCTCCTTCCATGCCGCAGATGCAGTTTTCTGGGTTCAATTCGTCTTTGCCAACTGGAGGATCAAGCCTACAGGCGTCAAACTTGCCAGAATACCCTTCTTCATTGATGCCTACGACGACTAGTTTAGGCGCTAGTTCTTTACCTGCTGCTGCTACTTTGCCTTCAACTGTGCCTCCCCTGCAACCTGTGGCACCTGTGACTGACACAATATCCAGCACACTTTCAAACAAGGCTTCTGTTTCTGCTATTGCCCCATCGACATTAAGTGCTAGTTTACCGACTTTGCCTCCTTTGACAACAAGTCCTGATGTAAATCCTGTTGTACCGCCAATATCTATTAAACCCAATCCAGTACCTAGCCCAGCTTTGTCTCAATCTATATCTACTGTCATGGGGCCATCCAGTTCTAATCTAGTGGAGACACCCACGCCTTCGCTGGTAACTCCGGGGCAGCTGCTGCAATCTGGACCAATTGATGTTCCATCAACTCAATCTACACAGACAGCTCAAAAAGATGTTGAAGTGGTACAAGTATTGCCTGCACCATCTTCAGAAACTCCAGCTCCTGTTAAAACAGAAGCTCAGCCACCaatattaccattaccacctCAGACACGTGTACAGAAG acaAATGGAGCTCCATATCAGGCACGTTACAATAACTACAGAGGGCGTGGCGGAAGAGGAATGGGG GTTTCAAGACCAGTAACAAAATTTGAAGAGGATTTTGATTTTATGGCCATGAATGAGAAGTTCAAGAAAGACGAAGTGTGGGGTCATCTTGGCAAAAGTAACAGAGAAGGAGATGGAAATGGCAGCGACGAAGATATCTCTTTCAATGAATATGATGATGATCTTCCTAAGATTGATGTCAAG CCTGTTTATAACAAGGATGATTTTTTCGACTCTTTGTCAAGTAATGCACTTGATAATGACCCAAATCATGGAAGGACCAGGTTCTCTGAGCAAAGGAAGATAGACGTTGAG ACATTTGGAGACTTCTCAAGATACAGGGGTGGCCGTGGTGGTCGTGGTCCTGGACGTGGTGGACGTTCTCGAGGTTCGTATTATGGAAGAGGAGGATATGGAGGATACGGTGGAAATGGAGGATACGGTGGAAATGGAGGAAATGGGTATGGTTATGGTTAtggaggtagaggcagaggccgtGGTATGCCATCCCGTGCTTCATAA